The DNA segment GCACCGAGGTGCTGAAGCCCGTGATCATGGTGGTGCTGCTCGCCGTGGCCGCCTTCGTGATCCTGCGCCCGGCGTTCGGCACGGCACCGGCGACGGGCCCGGCCTCCCGCCGCCGGACCCTCGCCGCGATCGGCCTTGCCGGCCTGGGCATCGGCTTCTACGACGGACTGGTCGGCCCCGGCACCGGTACGTTCCTGGTCCTCTCCCTCACCGCCATGCTCCACCTCGACCTGGTCACCGCCTCCGCCACCGCGAAGATCGTCAACTGCTGCACCAACGCCGGTGCGCTCGCCACCTTCGCCTGGCAGGGCGCGGTCCTGTGGCAGCTGGCCGCGGTGATGGCCGTGTTCAACCTGGCGGGCGGCACGCTGGGAGCCCGTACGGCACTGAAGAAGGGCAGCGGATTCGTGCGGGTGGTGCTGCTGACGGTGGTGTTCGCGCTGGTGACGAAGCTGGCGTATGAGCAGTGGTTGGCGTGAGCCAAGGCTCCTTGGCGGGGTCTACCTGTTCCGCAGGTCGAGCAGTTCGACCATGCCAGTGGTGTCCTCGTCGCCGTGTCCCGCGGCGAGCCACCGCTCCATGAGGGTCGTGTACGGCGTCAGCAACTCGGCGCTCACGCCCTGCTCCTCGGCCGTGG comes from the Streptomyces sp. NBC_00443 genome and includes:
- a CDS encoding sulfite exporter TauE/SafE family protein — translated: MPDISLTMVVVLCLAALAAGWIDAVVGGGGLLLLPALLLGLPASTPAAYALGTNKAVAIVGTSGAAVTYARKAPVDVRLAVRIGLAALAGSSGGAFFAAGMSTEVLKPVIMVVLLAVAAFVILRPAFGTAPATGPASRRRTLAAIGLAGLGIGFYDGLVGPGTGTFLVLSLTAMLHLDLVTASATAKIVNCCTNAGALATFAWQGAVLWQLAAVMAVFNLAGGTLGARTALKKGSGFVRVVLLTVVFALVTKLAYEQWLA